A genomic window from Chloroflexota bacterium includes:
- a CDS encoding DUF2277 domain-containing protein: protein MCRNIRTLFNFEPVVTPDEIQAASLQYVRKISGFTKPSRANEAAFNAAVEEIARISTQLLLALESTAAPKNREEEAAKARARVAERYAN, encoded by the coding sequence ATGTGCCGAAACATCCGCACCCTCTTCAACTTCGAGCCGGTGGTCACGCCGGACGAGATCCAGGCCGCTTCGCTCCAGTACGTCCGCAAGATCAGCGGCTTCACGAAGCCGTCCCGTGCCAACGAGGCTGCCTTCAACGCCGCCGTTGAGGAGATTGCGCGCATCTCCACCCAACTGCTGCTGGCGCTGGAGTCCACCGCCGCACCGAAGAACCGCGAAGAGGAAGCAGCGAAGGCGAGGGCCCGCGTGGCCGAGCGCTACGCCAACTGA